Sequence from the Microbacterium faecale genome:
CGCCGTCGCGCGCCTCATCTCGCACCGCACCGTCGTGATGAAGGACGGCCACGTGATCGAGCAGGGCCTCACCGATCGCGTGCTCGACGACCCGCAGGCCGCCTACACCCAGCTTCTCGTCTCCTCGATCCTGAAGGGCTGATCATGACCGACCTCACCCCCGTGCTCTCCGTCGAGGGCGTGGCGAAGACGTTCACTCTCCATCTCCAGGGATCTCAGGTGCTGCCCGTGCTGCAGGGCGTGACGTTCGACGTGCCGCGCGGCGCGTGCGTCGTCCTGGGTGGTGATTCCGGAGCCGGCAAGAGCACGATCATGAAGATGGTCTTCGGCAGCTACCAGGTCGAACGCGGCCGAATCGCGCTCGCCGCGGGCGACCGGACGGTCGACATCGCGATCGCGTCTCCGCGTGAGGTGCTCGCCGCCCGACGCGACGCCATGGGGTACGTCAGCCAGTTCCTCAGCGCCGTGCCGCGTGTGGCCGCCATCGACGTCGTCGCCGAGCCGCTCGTGGAGCGCGGATCCGACCGCGCTGTCGCCCGGGAACGGGCGGGAGAGCTGCTCGAGCGGCTCAGCATCCCCGAGCGACTCTGGGAGCTGCCGCCCGCGACGTTCTCCGGCGGTGAGCAGCAGCGCGTGAACATCGCGCGCGGGTTCGCGACCGAGCGACCCCTCATGCTGCTCGACGAGCCGACCGCGTCGCTCGACGCGCGCAACCGGGCCGTGGTCGTCGAGATGATCCGCGAGCGACTCCGCGCCGGCACCGGGATCCTCGCGATCTGCCACGACGCCGAGGTGCGCGATGCCGTCGCCGATCGGATCGTCGACGTGTCCGCCTTCGCGCCCGAACGGCAGATGGTGCCGGCATGACGCGATACGCGGTCTACGCGGTTCCCGGCGCCGGTCCGAACCCGCCCGCCGACGCGATGAACCTGCGCGATGCCGTCGAGCGCTGGTTCGCTCGGCGCGGCGCGCGCGCCGTCACCGTGGATCCGCGTCGATACGGGTACCACGCGACGCTGAAGGCGCCGTTCCGGCTGGCCGAGGGGACGACGGAAGACGACCTCGTCCAGGCCGTCGGTGCATTCGCAGCGGCGCGAGACGCGGTCGTCCTCCGGCACGTCGCGCCGGCGGTCATCGGCCGCTTCCGTGCACTGGTGTCGGCGGGGGATCCACACGACGCCAACGCGCTCGCGGCCGACGTGGTCCGCCACTTCGAGCCGTTCCGCGCCCCGCTGACCGACGCCGAGCGCGAACGGCGCCGACCCGAACGCCTCTCGGATCGACAGCGGGAGCTGCTCGACGCTTACGGCTACCCGTACGTGCTCGACGAGTTCCGCCTCCACATCACGCTGACCGACGCGCTCGACCCCGCGGGGTGCGACGCGATCGACGAAGCGATCGCCCTGCACTTCGGTGAGGTCACGGGCACCGACGTCCCGCTGACCGCGCTGACCGTCGCGGTCGAGCCGGCGCCCGGCGAGCCGTTCCACCACCTCGCCAGTCTTCCCCTGCGTACGAAGGAGCCCACCGCATGAGCCACGAGACGATCCTCACCAACGCGCGCATCGTCCTTCCGGACGGTGTCCTCCACGGATCGGTGCGGGTGCGCGATGGCCGTATCGACGCCATCGACGCGGGCGCGTCCGATGTCGGCGAGGACCTCGGCGGCGACTACCTGCTGCCGGGCCTGGTCGAGCTGCACACCGACC
This genomic interval carries:
- the phnL gene encoding phosphonate C-P lyase system protein PhnL, producing MTDLTPVLSVEGVAKTFTLHLQGSQVLPVLQGVTFDVPRGACVVLGGDSGAGKSTIMKMVFGSYQVERGRIALAAGDRTVDIAIASPREVLAARRDAMGYVSQFLSAVPRVAAIDVVAEPLVERGSDRAVARERAGELLERLSIPERLWELPPATFSGGEQQRVNIARGFATERPLMLLDEPTASLDARNRAVVVEMIRERLRAGTGILAICHDAEVRDAVADRIVDVSAFAPERQMVPA
- a CDS encoding DUF1045 domain-containing protein, whose amino-acid sequence is MTRYAVYAVPGAGPNPPADAMNLRDAVERWFARRGARAVTVDPRRYGYHATLKAPFRLAEGTTEDDLVQAVGAFAAARDAVVLRHVAPAVIGRFRALVSAGDPHDANALAADVVRHFEPFRAPLTDAERERRRPERLSDRQRELLDAYGYPYVLDEFRLHITLTDALDPAGCDAIDEAIALHFGEVTGTDVPLTALTVAVEPAPGEPFHHLASLPLRTKEPTA